The genomic stretch ATGAATCTTATGCCTACTGAATATGTCAaagacactgaaaatattttctggttgATTACTTGAGCTATTGTTTCGAAATTCATTCAAAACTTTCTTTAGTAGCTTGAAATTCTTGCTTGTGCTACCACGTGTTTATTCATTGCCATGGACAATTAAGCTCTCTTTAATTTGCCTCCTATGCTGATCCCAGCAGGACAATTCTTCATTTGCTTATAACTCTAACTTCAAGAGTTGACTCTGGAAAAGaaacttatttgtttttcctcttggaaaGTTAGAAAAAGGAGATGTATCCTTGCTTTAGCAGCCAGAATATAACCCTATCTGCTCTCatgatgaaatggaaaataaaacaaaatctaaataaagtatGAATCCTGAACAAGTAAGCAGGATGATTAAAAAACAACCATTTCTCAGATCcttatatattattcttttcagACAGCTCCTTTATCTTTTGATGAAAGTCAGAATGCTCAGACATTATACAGTATCAGATAATAAACATAGTTTGGTCAGATAATAAACATATAGTCCTAGATTTATCATTAACTTTGATTTTTCATGCTTCAACTTAACATTGGCAGTCATAATCAGATTACACATtgtattctttataaaattaGTCCCTCATTGATCTTTCACAATCTAGAATTAAGCTCCTCAAGTTAGTACATGGGGAAATGTGATTTTCATCTGACTCATATACCAAACACATTGAGCTTGAGTTCCTGTTGCGGTTTCTCCTTACCTCTAGCAAACAATCATCATTTATGACCACAGTTGTGATAATTTATTCAAGCATTCTAcctctttttccctccttagTTAGATGAAGCATTTCTTGAGGGGAAGacctaagtattttttattttcgaATTCATGGTATTTTGCTCACTGCTTGGCACTTACTAGATCCAAATAGTATTTTTCAATTGGTCATCCCTTCtgatacagaggaaaaaaaaatcattccccaGCAATGACACGTTGCACCCAAAATCGCTTGCGCAGAGCAGCCTGGATCTGCCTGGATTTGACACTGTAGACAAGAGGGTTGAGTAGTGGTGTCATGAGGAGGTAGGCATTACTCATGGTGGTATACAGAACTGGAGAAGCATCCCGGCTGTAACGATGCAGCACTGCCAAGCTGATGAGGGGCAGGTAAAACACAAGCACTGTGCACAGGTGGCAGGCACAGGTGTGCAGTGATTTCCAGTTTCTGTCTTGAGTCTCCAGCTTCATAATAGTGCCCAAGATCTTCATATATGAAGCTATGATAAAGATGACATCCACTACAAATGTGCAAAGGACAAAAACCAACCCATAGGCACTGCTGAAAGAGACATCCCCACAGGCCAGGTTGAGCATATCTGGGTAGTAGCAATAAGAATGTGAGAGGATATTGGTCCCACAGAAAGGAAAAGTCTTaaggaaaaaaggcagaggagCCAGCAGAGTGGCACCTCGTAAGACAGCAGCTCCACTAAGGCAGGCAACAGTATAGTGGGTAAGGATCCTGGTGTAGTTTAATGGAGCGCAGATAGCTACCAAACGGTCAAAAGCCATGGCCACAAGAATACCTGATTCTACCGAGGAGAGGGTGTGAATGAAGAACATTTGGGTTAGGCAGGCATCCAGGCCAATGTGTCGGGCATCAAACCAGAAGACAGCCAAGACACTAGGCATTGTAGACAATGAAAGACCTAGGTCAGTAAGGGCAAGCACAGCCAAAAAATAGAACTGAGGTTCATGAAGATTCTGCTCTGCTGTAACTAGGATAAGCAGAAGAGCATTACCCACAAGGGCTATGATGTACAGGACACAGAAAGGGATGGAGATCCATATATGTGCAGCCTCCAGACCAGGAATACCAATGAAGGAGAAAGTGGGCCAATTAGAGGCAGTGCTATTAAAAGCCAACATAGTGAAATGTACGTAGGACAGTAGTCCAAGATGCTTGCAAACCTATAAAAGAGAAACCATGTGTCAAGAAACTTGAAAGCCAAATTTAAAGTAAATAGATTAATGCACAGAATTATCAAATTAAGATATGGGGAACTCAAAATTGAgtctgtatttttagtttcataattatttctcttGATATGTGGATGGCaactaagcacatgaaaaggtgttcagtCATTATTTATTAGATAAATGTAAATGAGAAATTCAATAAGATAACATTAGTAGAATagttaaaaagactgaaaatgccatatatatatatttttaagattttatttatttatttattcatgagggacacagagacagagagagagagagaaagagagacg from Vulpes vulpes isolate BD-2025 chromosome 11, VulVul3, whole genome shotgun sequence encodes the following:
- the LOC112912411 gene encoding olfactory receptor 51G2-like, which translates into the protein MLAFNSTASNWPTFSFIGIPGLEAAHIWISIPFCVLYIIALVGNALLLILVTAEQNLHEPQFYFLAVLALTDLGLSLSTMPSVLAVFWFDARHIGLDACLTQMFFIHTLSSVESGILVAMAFDRLVAICAPLNYTRILTHYTVACLSGAAVLRGATLLAPLPFFLKTFPFCGTNILSHSYCYYPDMLNLACGDVSFSSAYGLVFVLCTFVVDVIFIIASYMKILGTIMKLETQDRNWKSLHTCACHLCTVLVFYLPLISLAVLHRYSRDASPVLYTTMSNAYLLMTPLLNPLVYSVKSRQIQAALRKRFWVQRVIAGE